A DNA window from Phycisphaerae bacterium contains the following coding sequences:
- a CDS encoding PEP-CTERM sorting domain-containing protein: MKQTCWMAGLLLCLTACASAGAFDVNTDMGFGTNPNGVWSCGYVVGGDTALYNVPLFLTGDTTGLNVWSKDGETDPYGNIAKNTNAYDLGNQTWPNGMRWFAGKTHMMTPSGGAAGGRVTAIRFTAPEAGLYDIDVDFLKASTGEISTDLQVLVGGTSVMSKRVNSADPAAAYDGLSVQLSAGSTVDLLAIPVAGSGDWDGGFSITQVDAVITQVPEPITLSLLALGGLALRRKC, translated from the coding sequence ATGAAACAGACGTGTTGGATGGCCGGACTGCTGCTTTGCCTGACGGCATGCGCATCTGCCGGGGCGTTCGACGTGAACACCGACATGGGATTTGGAACCAATCCCAACGGTGTCTGGAGCTGCGGCTATGTCGTAGGCGGCGACACAGCCCTCTACAACGTCCCCCTCTTCCTGACCGGAGATACCACAGGGCTTAACGTCTGGTCCAAAGACGGTGAAACGGATCCCTACGGCAACATCGCGAAAAACACCAATGCCTATGACCTGGGCAACCAAACCTGGCCCAATGGAATGCGGTGGTTCGCCGGCAAGACCCACATGATGACCCCCTCCGGCGGCGCCGCCGGCGGACGAGTGACCGCCATCCGGTTCACCGCTCCCGAAGCCGGTCTGTACGACATCGACGTTGACTTCCTCAAGGCCTCCACCGGAGAAATCAGCACCGATCTGCAGGTGCTGGTCGGTGGAACCAGCGTGATGTCCAAGCGGGTCAACAGTGCCGATCCGGCAGCCGCCTACGACGGTCTGAGCGTGCAGCTCTCGGCCGGAAGCACCGTGGACCTGCTGGCGATCCCCGTCGCGGGCAGCGGCGATTGGGACGGCGGCTTCTCCATCACTCAGGTGGATGCGGTCATCACCCAGGTTCCCGAACCAATCACGCTGAGCTTGCTGGCGCTGGGCGGCTTGGCCCTGCGGCGAAAGTGCTGA
- a CDS encoding desulfoferrodoxin, with protein sequence MTERLAVYRCPLCGNVVEVLHAGVGQLICCGRPMLRLAQSTAESRRAMHEPVVERTADALRVTVGCEPHPMEDKHQIEWIEVRTDTDVFRRFLAPGQRPELELPAASGDVTVVAYCNVHGIWRNQA encoded by the coding sequence TTGACCGAACGGCTGGCCGTGTATCGCTGTCCGCTCTGCGGCAACGTGGTGGAGGTTCTGCACGCGGGCGTCGGCCAGTTGATCTGCTGTGGCCGGCCGATGCTGCGGCTGGCCCAGAGCACCGCCGAGTCCAGACGGGCCATGCACGAGCCGGTGGTCGAACGGACCGCGGACGCCTTGCGGGTGACGGTGGGCTGCGAACCCCATCCGATGGAAGACAAGCATCAGATCGAATGGATTGAGGTCCGCACCGACACGGATGTCTTTCGCAGGTTCTTGGCGCCCGGGCAGCGGCCGGAGCTTGAACTCCCCGCCGCTTCGGGCGATGTGACGGTTGTGGCGTACTGTAACGTTCATGGAATCTGGAGGAATCAAGCATGA
- a CDS encoding ferritin family protein — translation MAETFNADEILQIAERIERNGAEFYRQAAERADRPKAKALLKHLVDFEQQHQAVFAQMRAQLQASSGFEAIDPQGESAQYLRAMADRHVFDPSANPAQRLKNADSLDAIFAIALDAEKDSIAFYLGIIEVVPPEFGREKVDRIIREEMSHVTQLIREMKTIEV, via the coding sequence ATGGCGGAAACATTCAACGCGGATGAGATCCTGCAGATCGCCGAACGGATCGAGCGCAACGGCGCCGAGTTCTACCGCCAGGCCGCTGAGCGGGCGGACCGGCCGAAGGCCAAAGCCCTGCTCAAACATCTGGTGGACTTCGAGCAACAGCACCAAGCCGTCTTCGCGCAGATGCGGGCCCAACTCCAGGCATCGTCCGGTTTCGAGGCGATCGATCCGCAGGGCGAATCGGCGCAGTACCTACGGGCGATGGCCGACCGCCACGTGTTCGATCCCTCAGCCAACCCGGCCCAGCGGCTCAAGAACGCCGACAGTCTCGATGCCATCTTCGCGATCGCCCTTGACGCGGAGAAGGACTCGATCGCGTTCTACCTCGGCATCATCGAGGTGGTGCCGCCGGAATTCGGACGCGAAAAGGTCGACCGGATCATCCGCGAGGAGATGAGCCACGTGACCCAGTTGATCCGGGAGATGAAGACGATCGAGGTCTAG
- a CDS encoding rubrerythrin family protein: protein MGRLSGTRTEANLLTAFAGESQARNRYTYYAGQARKDGFVQIADIFEETANQEKEHAKRFFKFLEGGDLTIQATFPAGKIGTTAENLKAAAAGENEEWTDMYPEYAKIAEQEGFKDVATVLKAVSVAEKQHEKRYLDLLKNVEAGTVFKKEKPTVWRCRNCGYLHEGVEAPASCAACAHPQAHFEVLAENW, encoded by the coding sequence ATGGGACGGCTCAGTGGCACCAGGACCGAAGCCAATCTGCTGACGGCGTTCGCCGGCGAATCGCAGGCGAGGAACCGCTACACGTATTACGCCGGCCAGGCCCGTAAGGACGGCTTCGTTCAGATCGCCGACATCTTCGAAGAAACGGCCAACCAGGAAAAGGAACACGCCAAGCGGTTCTTCAAGTTCCTTGAAGGCGGCGACCTGACAATCCAGGCGACCTTCCCCGCTGGCAAGATCGGCACCACGGCTGAGAACCTCAAAGCCGCCGCCGCCGGCGAAAACGAGGAATGGACCGACATGTACCCCGAATACGCCAAAATCGCCGAGCAGGAAGGCTTCAAGGACGTCGCCACGGTCCTCAAAGCCGTCTCGGTGGCCGAAAAACAGCACGAAAAACGTTACCTGGACCTGCTCAAGAACGTCGAGGCGGGCACCGTCTTCAAGAAGGAAAAGCCCACGGTCTGGCGATGCCGGAACTGCGGCTACCTGCACGAGGGCGTCGAAGCCCCCGCGTCGTGCGCCGCCTGTGCGCATCCCCAGGCCCACTTCGAGGTCCTGGCGGAGAATTGGTAG
- a CDS encoding Gfo/Idh/MocA family oxidoreductase yields MKSTPSLPLSVAVIGGGFGRFHIGGILSEPDRFALKAFCDQNPAVVEEIARQFSLPPSCAVRADYHAVLDDPAIDAVVVSLPHHLHETACVEAAERGKHILLDKPIARTVDEADRIIEAARRNSVTLMIGHQMRFYPLFRKMHDLIASRALGRPIYAETCHHQKFYYTTASNWRVKASTGGGCVIGSGIHNIDLMRWFFGEPAEVFALGVHDLARLDGEAAASISIRFQQGTLVNFTCNWVCHGAMDGYDWGEWAVFCEKGDISCRRGLTVGREYGKTVETVDLEKHPCESIWTHFADCVVNRTEPLINGPDARRSLALVRDIYQSMETGRPVSCGGAR; encoded by the coding sequence ATGAAAAGCACTCCTTCCCTTCCGTTGTCGGTGGCGGTGATCGGCGGCGGTTTCGGCCGGTTCCACATCGGCGGTATCCTGTCCGAACCTGACCGTTTCGCCCTCAAAGCGTTCTGCGATCAGAACCCAGCCGTGGTGGAGGAGATCGCCAGGCAGTTCAGCTTGCCGCCGTCGTGCGCCGTGCGGGCGGATTACCATGCGGTTCTGGACGATCCGGCCATCGACGCCGTCGTCGTGAGCCTGCCGCACCACCTCCACGAAACCGCCTGCGTCGAAGCCGCCGAACGGGGCAAACACATCCTGCTCGACAAACCCATCGCCCGCACGGTGGACGAAGCCGATCGCATCATCGAAGCGGCCCGCCGAAACAGCGTGACGCTCATGATCGGCCATCAAATGCGGTTCTACCCGTTGTTCCGAAAGATGCACGATCTGATCGCCAGCCGGGCGCTGGGCCGGCCGATCTATGCGGAAACCTGCCACCATCAGAAGTTCTACTACACCACGGCCTCCAACTGGCGGGTCAAAGCCTCCACCGGCGGCGGCTGCGTGATCGGTTCGGGAATCCACAACATCGACCTGATGCGGTGGTTCTTCGGCGAGCCGGCCGAAGTCTTTGCCCTCGGCGTCCATGACCTGGCCCGCCTTGACGGCGAAGCCGCCGCCTCGATCTCCATCCGCTTCCAACAGGGCACGCTGGTGAACTTCACCTGCAACTGGGTCTGCCACGGAGCGATGGACGGGTACGACTGGGGCGAATGGGCGGTGTTCTGCGAAAAAGGCGACATCTCGTGCCGTCGCGGCCTGACCGTCGGGCGCGAGTACGGCAAGACCGTCGAAACGGTTGACCTCGAAAAGCACCCCTGCGAGTCGATCTGGACCCACTTCGCCGACTGCGTCGTCAACCGCACCGAACCCCTCATCAACGGCCCGGACGCCCGCAGGTCGCTCGCGCTGGTCCGTGACATCTACCAATCCATGGAAACCGGCAGGCCGGTCTCGTGCGGCGGCGCTCGCTGA
- a CDS encoding FprA family A-type flavoprotein, with protein MADVFKAHKVSEKVYWVGAIDWGLREFHGYATPRGTTYNAFLVLAEKVTLVDTVKRPFVDEMFARVADVIEPSKIDYIISNHAEMDHTGGLPITIDRVGPEKVFASTMGAKALEEHFHFGYPIEPVRDGQTLNLGDMDVTFMETRMLHWPDSMMSYLAQAKILFSQDGFGMHLASSRRYDDELDLALLEWEAAKYYANILMPYAQMVEQLYGRLKSFDRPIDLIAPDHGPMWRKHIGWIADHYHRWAKREAKAKAVVTFDTMWHSTQLMADAVAEGLAEAGLAVKVMPLAGSHRSDVATEVLDAAALLVGTPTINSQMFPTVADVLCYLRGLRPAGLTGAAFGSYGWGTGAGVDQVQAILADMKVELAAEPLKVKYVPDAEALARCRELGLTVGRKALQSL; from the coding sequence ATGGCGGATGTTTTCAAGGCGCATAAGGTAAGCGAGAAGGTCTATTGGGTCGGGGCGATCGATTGGGGTCTGCGGGAGTTTCACGGCTACGCCACCCCGCGCGGCACGACCTACAACGCGTTTTTGGTGCTGGCTGAGAAGGTGACGCTGGTGGATACGGTCAAGCGGCCGTTCGTCGACGAGATGTTCGCCCGCGTCGCCGACGTGATCGAACCGTCGAAGATCGACTACATCATCTCGAACCACGCCGAGATGGACCATACCGGCGGGTTGCCCATCACCATCGACCGCGTCGGGCCGGAAAAGGTCTTCGCCTCGACGATGGGGGCCAAGGCCCTCGAAGAACATTTTCACTTCGGCTATCCCATCGAGCCCGTCCGCGACGGCCAGACGCTGAACCTCGGCGACATGGACGTCACGTTCATGGAGACGCGGATGCTCCACTGGCCCGACAGCATGATGAGCTACCTGGCCCAGGCGAAAATCCTCTTCTCGCAGGACGGCTTCGGCATGCACCTGGCCTCAAGCCGGCGCTACGACGACGAATTGGACCTGGCCCTGCTGGAGTGGGAGGCGGCCAAGTACTACGCCAACATCCTGATGCCGTACGCGCAGATGGTCGAACAGCTCTACGGCCGCCTGAAATCGTTCGATCGCCCGATCGACCTGATCGCCCCGGACCACGGGCCGATGTGGCGCAAGCACATCGGCTGGATCGCCGACCACTATCACCGCTGGGCGAAGCGCGAGGCGAAGGCCAAAGCGGTGGTGACCTTCGATACCATGTGGCACAGCACCCAGCTCATGGCCGACGCGGTCGCGGAAGGGCTCGCCGAGGCGGGTCTCGCGGTCAAGGTCATGCCGCTGGCCGGGTCGCATCGCAGCGACGTGGCCACCGAGGTGCTCGACGCCGCGGCCTTGCTGGTCGGTACGCCGACGATCAACAGCCAGATGTTCCCGACGGTGGCCGACGTGCTCTGCTACCTTCGCGGCCTGCGTCCGGCGGGGCTGACCGGCGCCGCGTTCGGCTCCTACGGCTGGGGAACCGGGGCCGGAGTGGATCAGGTCCAAGCCATCCTGGCCGACATGAAAGTGGAACTGGCGGCTGAGCCGCTGAAGGTCAAGTACGTTCCGGATGCCGAAGCCCTCGCCCGATGCCGCGAACTCGGCCTGACCGTCGGACGGAAGGCGTTGCAGAGCCTCTGA
- a CDS encoding ferritin has translation MIGKRMEKALNDQIKAELDSAYLYLSMAACFHAAGLDGMAKWMRIQAKEEEEHAMKLFDHIVERDGRALVPEVAKPKQDWKSPLEAFKEAYKHEQKVTSLIHSLVKLAGEENDYPAGIMLQWFVTEQVEEEANASKIVQTLERIGDSGNGLIMLDHRLGERED, from the coding sequence ATGATCGGCAAGAGAATGGAAAAGGCACTCAATGATCAGATCAAGGCCGAGTTGGACTCCGCCTACCTGTACCTGTCGATGGCTGCGTGCTTTCACGCCGCGGGCCTCGACGGCATGGCCAAATGGATGCGAATCCAGGCCAAGGAAGAGGAAGAACACGCGATGAAGCTGTTCGACCACATCGTCGAGCGCGACGGACGGGCCTTGGTCCCCGAGGTCGCCAAGCCCAAGCAGGACTGGAAATCGCCCCTGGAAGCCTTCAAGGAGGCCTACAAGCACGAGCAGAAGGTGACCTCGCTGATCCACAGCCTGGTCAAACTCGCGGGCGAGGAGAACGACTACCCAGCCGGCATCATGCTCCAGTGGTTCGTCACCGAGCAGGTCGAGGAAGAGGCCAACGCCTCCAAGATCGTCCAGACCCTCGAACGCATCGGCGACTCGGGCAACGGCCTGATCATGCTGGACCACCGCCTCGGCGAACGGGAAGACTGA
- a CDS encoding cupin domain-containing protein, with amino-acid sequence MIRLRSQMKEERCAECHEGKGELLLHALINPGDSDHSLLFMHDDILPQGVSIGEHRHEGSEEVYFIVEGHGTLMMDRQSHPVGPGDVSLVKSGHSHGIVNTGETAMRLIVVGFRTT; translated from the coding sequence ATGATAAGACTACGTTCGCAGATGAAAGAGGAACGGTGCGCCGAATGTCATGAGGGCAAGGGCGAGCTTCTGCTCCACGCCCTGATCAATCCGGGCGACAGCGATCATTCGCTGCTGTTCATGCACGACGATATCCTGCCGCAAGGCGTCAGCATCGGCGAGCACCGGCACGAAGGCAGCGAGGAGGTCTACTTCATCGTCGAGGGGCACGGCACGCTGATGATGGATCGCCAGAGCCACCCGGTCGGTCCCGGCGACGTGAGCCTGGTCAAGTCGGGGCATTCGCATGGGATCGTCAATACGGGCGAGACCGCCATGCGGCTGATCGTTGTCGGATTCAGGACCACGTAG
- a CDS encoding helix-turn-helix transcriptional regulator — translation METQRRETPFLPLLQRSLSWDYLGGGRGNPCCHAETDWRLLPFLVVVCPEEGRYISRIRDEGVLAIRPGEALVVPAGVHHTVGMPDPGVVSYAHVRFALFGSMDVLRFFEVPRRVTGRAGADILHLVRDLHQAMSAKPAGADAIVQAVVRQDLAGRLLRAVVSVSELRNMETKDVFEMMRMESVFNYVEDHLDQPIRRADLADLVFLSETRFHYVFKKVIGVAPMAYVMNARMRKAQILLAQPTLTISQIGQEVGFPNIFHFSKAFKQAFGRSPLHYRRQISESLNAIYTAAGPANDG, via the coding sequence ATGGAGACGCAACGCCGGGAAACGCCGTTTTTGCCTCTGCTGCAGCGGTCGTTGAGTTGGGACTATCTGGGCGGCGGCCGCGGCAACCCGTGTTGCCACGCGGAGACCGACTGGCGGCTGCTGCCTTTTCTGGTGGTCGTGTGCCCTGAAGAGGGGCGGTACATCAGCCGAATCCGGGACGAAGGCGTTCTTGCGATTCGTCCCGGCGAGGCCCTGGTGGTTCCGGCGGGAGTCCATCATACGGTGGGCATGCCCGACCCGGGAGTCGTCAGCTACGCCCACGTCCGGTTCGCGTTGTTCGGTTCGATGGATGTCTTGCGCTTCTTCGAGGTGCCGCGGCGCGTCACCGGCCGGGCCGGAGCGGACATCCTCCACCTGGTGCGAGATCTGCATCAGGCGATGTCGGCGAAGCCGGCGGGCGCCGATGCGATCGTCCAGGCCGTGGTCCGGCAGGACCTGGCCGGGCGGCTCTTGCGGGCCGTCGTCTCCGTTTCAGAACTCCGCAACATGGAAACGAAGGATGTTTTTGAGATGATGCGAATGGAGTCGGTCTTCAACTACGTCGAAGACCATCTGGATCAGCCGATCCGACGCGCCGACCTGGCCGACCTGGTGTTTCTCTCCGAGACGCGGTTCCACTACGTCTTCAAGAAGGTGATCGGCGTCGCGCCCATGGCCTACGTCATGAACGCCCGGATGCGAAAGGCCCAGATTCTGCTCGCCCAGCCGACGCTCACCATCTCACAAATCGGCCAAGAAGTCGGCTTCCCCAACATCTTCCACTTCAGCAAGGCGTTCAAGCAGGCGTTCGGCCGCAGTCCGCTGCACTACCGCAGACAGATCAGCGAATCGCTGAACGCCATCTACACCGCAGCCGGACCGGCAAACGACGGCTGA
- the tpx gene encoding thiol peroxidase, translated as MVTTTNHVRFKGQPLTLVGNEVTVGQTAPDFVAVANDLSPVKLSQYRGSVCILVAVPSLDTPVCSLETRRFNDEVRDMGEGVKALAISMDLPFAQKRWCDEHDIREVVAVSDHRDAEFGMNYGVLIQELRLLARAVFVVDRDGVLRYRQLVEETTNEPDYDEVLDAAKKLI; from the coding sequence ATGGTTACCACAACCAATCACGTGCGGTTCAAGGGCCAGCCGCTGACGCTGGTGGGCAACGAGGTGACGGTGGGCCAGACGGCCCCGGATTTCGTCGCCGTCGCCAACGACCTGAGTCCGGTCAAGCTCTCGCAGTACCGCGGCAGCGTCTGCATTCTGGTCGCGGTGCCGTCGCTGGACACGCCGGTCTGCAGCCTCGAAACGCGGCGGTTCAACGACGAGGTCCGCGACATGGGCGAGGGCGTCAAGGCCCTGGCCATCAGCATGGACCTGCCGTTCGCCCAGAAACGCTGGTGCGACGAGCACGACATCAGGGAGGTGGTCGCGGTTTCCGACCATCGGGACGCCGAGTTCGGCATGAACTACGGCGTGCTGATCCAGGAGCTGCGCCTGCTGGCCCGCGCGGTGTTCGTGGTCGACCGCGACGGCGTGTTGCGCTACCGCCAGCTCGTCGAGGAGACGACCAACGAGCCGGACTACGACGAGGTGCTGGACGCGGCGAAAAAGCTGATCTAG
- the zwf gene encoding glucose-6-phosphate dehydrogenase — protein MAVDETSVTVRDLYCIETLPDPCGLVIFGASGDLTSRKLIPSLFSLHQKGLIGEDFFVVGCGRTPLSDDEFRRSFVETLAKKAGNRQRAEQFLDRCFYVVGKYAEDDLYRALGRKLEELEARFRSGGNRLFYLSVPPALYTKIVEHLAGVGLLEETHGRKPWRRVVVEKPFGYDLVSSQQMNVDMHRFIDERQIYRIDHYLGKDTVQNLFIFRFANAVFEPIWNRRYIDHVQITVAESIGVEHRAGYFEKAGLFRDMFQNHMLAMLALVAMEPPIRFEAQPLRDETAKLLRSIKPWPTAELDRWVVRGQYAAGQAGGQPVPGYLEEHGVDPASRTETFTAARVMIDNWRWRGVPFYLRSGKRLAKKISQIAIEFKSVPHSVFEPLREEDLTPNVLVLNVQPEEGMALTIQAKRPGPKLCMSELTMSFKYREAFGGEPPEAYERLLLDAMAGEQTLFVRFDALEAAWGLITPVLETWARESAAAGDLHRYTAGGWGPKAADTLLARDGRQWREL, from the coding sequence ATGGCGGTTGACGAAACATCGGTGACAGTCAGGGACCTCTACTGCATCGAGACCCTTCCGGACCCTTGCGGGCTGGTGATTTTCGGGGCTTCGGGCGATCTAACCAGCCGCAAGCTGATCCCGTCGCTGTTCTCGTTGCACCAGAAGGGGCTGATCGGCGAGGACTTCTTCGTCGTCGGCTGCGGACGCACGCCGCTGTCGGATGACGAGTTTCGCCGGTCGTTCGTCGAGACGCTGGCGAAGAAGGCGGGCAACCGGCAGCGGGCCGAGCAGTTCCTGGACCGCTGCTTCTACGTGGTGGGCAAGTACGCCGAAGACGACCTCTACCGCGCGCTCGGGCGGAAGCTGGAGGAGCTGGAGGCCCGCTTCCGAAGCGGCGGCAACCGCCTCTTCTACCTGTCGGTGCCGCCCGCCCTGTACACGAAAATTGTCGAGCATCTCGCCGGCGTCGGACTGCTGGAAGAGACGCACGGCCGCAAGCCGTGGCGGCGGGTGGTGGTGGAAAAGCCCTTCGGCTACGACCTGGTCAGTTCGCAGCAGATGAACGTCGACATGCACCGGTTCATCGACGAGCGGCAGATCTACCGGATCGACCACTACCTCGGCAAGGACACCGTGCAGAACCTCTTTATTTTCCGGTTCGCCAACGCCGTGTTCGAGCCGATCTGGAACCGGCGGTACATCGACCACGTGCAGATCACCGTCGCCGAATCGATCGGCGTCGAGCACCGCGCGGGCTACTTCGAGAAGGCCGGCCTGTTTCGCGACATGTTCCAGAACCACATGCTGGCGATGCTGGCCCTGGTGGCGATGGAGCCGCCGATCCGATTCGAGGCCCAGCCCCTGCGGGACGAGACGGCCAAGCTGCTGCGGTCGATCAAGCCCTGGCCGACGGCTGAACTCGACCGCTGGGTGGTCCGCGGGCAGTACGCAGCGGGGCAAGCTGGCGGCCAGCCCGTACCCGGCTATCTCGAGGAGCACGGCGTGGATCCCGCCTCGCGGACCGAGACCTTCACCGCCGCCCGGGTGATGATCGACAACTGGCGCTGGCGCGGGGTGCCGTTCTATTTGCGATCCGGCAAACGTCTGGCGAAGAAGATCAGCCAGATCGCCATCGAGTTCAAGAGCGTGCCGCACTCGGTGTTCGAGCCGCTGCGCGAGGAGGACCTGACGCCCAACGTGCTGGTGCTCAACGTTCAGCCGGAGGAGGGCATGGCGTTGACGATCCAGGCCAAACGTCCGGGTCCCAAGCTCTGCATGAGCGAGCTGACGATGTCGTTCAAGTACCGCGAGGCGTTCGGCGGCGAGCCGCCGGAGGCGTACGAGCGGCTGCTGCTCGATGCGATGGCGGGCGAGCAGACGCTGTTCGTGCGGTTCGACGCCCTGGAGGCGGCGTGGGGCCTGATCACGCCGGTGCTCGAGACGTGGGCGCGGGAATCGGCGGCCGCGGGCGACCTGCACCGGTACACCGCGGGCGGCTGGGGACCGAAGGCGGCCGACACGCTGCTGGCCCGCGACGGCCGGCAATGGCGGGAGTTGTGA
- a CDS encoding GntR family transcriptional regulator, whose product MVSSLKEKAYTHIRQELAQGHWNDVPFLSKRKIAQRVGMSYTPVREALIQLESEGLIETVNNQGVRLKMLTREELREKFELRIVLETGAAKLAAEKITDKELASLRQNLDEHRRSLRSYRSSLTDNQTPEAGALLGESIRQAFQLNILFHLGVIRASRNRQMAKLVSDLHLVTQVLQTRAILPGQNHLRQIARDCLFHHRILRALEHHDPEEAARWIQKHTTDAMKHHLSVYDLLQQLRQPSASSLYRVPEVWLEPGQKVEQSISSDSCHSADGLPRK is encoded by the coding sequence ATGGTAAGTAGCTTAAAAGAAAAAGCTTATACGCATATCCGTCAGGAGTTGGCCCAGGGACATTGGAATGACGTTCCTTTTCTATCTAAACGAAAGATTGCTCAGCGGGTGGGGATGAGCTACACACCCGTCCGCGAGGCGCTGATCCAACTCGAGAGCGAAGGGCTGATTGAAACGGTGAACAATCAGGGCGTTCGGCTCAAGATGCTGACCCGCGAAGAACTGCGGGAAAAATTCGAACTGCGAATCGTGCTCGAAACGGGGGCGGCCAAACTGGCGGCCGAGAAGATCACGGACAAAGAGCTTGCCTCGCTTCGGCAGAACCTGGATGAACACCGCCGCTCGCTTCGTTCCTATCGGAGTTCCTTGACGGACAACCAGACCCCTGAGGCGGGAGCCCTTTTGGGCGAGAGCATCCGGCAGGCGTTCCAGCTCAACATCCTCTTCCACCTCGGAGTGATCCGGGCCTCGCGGAACAGGCAGATGGCCAAGCTCGTCAGCGACCTTCATCTGGTCACCCAGGTGCTCCAGACACGGGCGATCCTGCCCGGCCAGAATCATCTGCGGCAGATCGCCCGCGATTGCCTCTTCCACCACCGCATCCTTCGGGCCCTGGAGCATCATGACCCCGAGGAGGCCGCCCGGTGGATCCAGAAACACACGACCGACGCCATGAAACATCACCTGTCGGTCTACGACCTTCTGCAGCAGCTTCGCCAGCCGTCCGCCTCCTCGCTCTACAGGGTCCCGGAGGTCTGGCTGGAGCCTGGCCAGAAGGTCGAGCAGTCGATTTCCTCGGATTCGTGTCATTCGGCAGATGGTCTGCCGAGGAAATAG
- a CDS encoding transcriptional repressor produces the protein MPKCPNDIRMTKQRRIILEVVCGRTDHPTVEDVFVEVRKRLPRISLATVYRSLEALASTKMIQRLEMPGRRRYDGTAQVHYHVHCIRCGRVDDLGVGPSDQIRRVLAERSDYQILGHNLEVTGICPECQKSQIEREC, from the coding sequence ATGCCGAAGTGTCCCAACGACATTCGGATGACCAAACAGCGGCGGATCATCCTCGAGGTGGTCTGCGGGAGGACGGACCATCCGACGGTCGAAGATGTCTTCGTCGAGGTGCGAAAGCGCCTGCCGCGGATCAGTCTGGCCACCGTCTATCGCAGCCTCGAGGCCCTGGCCTCAACCAAAATGATCCAGCGGCTGGAGATGCCCGGCCGGCGACGGTACGATGGGACGGCCCAGGTCCACTACCACGTACATTGCATCCGCTGCGGCCGGGTGGACGATCTGGGCGTCGGCCCCTCGGACCAGATCCGCCGGGTGCTGGCCGAGCGGAGCGACTACCAAATCCTCGGCCACAACCTGGAGGTCACGGGGATTTGCCCCGAATGCCAGAAAAGTCAGATCGAGCGGGAGTGTTAA